In one Rhipicephalus microplus isolate Deutch F79 unplaced genomic scaffold, USDA_Rmic scaffold_120, whole genome shotgun sequence genomic region, the following are encoded:
- the LOC119172622 gene encoding uncharacterized protein LOC119172622: MIETTLLLLVASALTTAALCSPYGGSYGSDYGGGYGSYGGSGHSSGYGSGYGSGYGSGYGSGYGSAYGSGYGSGYSSGYGGSHGGGHEHDSGYGHHCEHNSMYSMGHSSYETPSYRSYGSSSHGSHYAPSYGGDDSY, from the exons atGATAGAGACG ACTCTACTACTCTTGGTGGCGTCCGCCCTGACTACCGCAGCCCTCTGTTCACCGTATGGTGGGAGCTACGGTAGCGATTATGGCGGTGGGTACGGTAGCTATGGTGGCAGTGGCCATAGCAGCGGCTACGGCAGTGGTTACGGCAGTGGTTACGGCAGTGGCTATGGCAGTGGCTATGGTAGTGCCTATGGCAGTGGCTACGGCAGTGGCTACAGTAGTGGCTATGGTGGAAGCCATGGTGGTGGCCACGAGCACGACAGCGGCTATGGACATCATTGCGAGCACAATTCTATGTATAGTATGGGGCACAGTTCGTACGAGACACCCAGCTACAGAAGCTATGGCAGCTCATCGCATGGAAGCCACTACGCTCCTTCGTATGGCGGCGATGACTCATACTAG